A window from Nitrospirota bacterium encodes these proteins:
- a CDS encoding DUF5676 family membrane protein, translated as MLNIKVVSWSLGIFLALSFILCVLYGLVVPERLHGMSKFLESVLPAFRWLSFGGFLLGLVESFLYGIYIGIVYVPIYNFMSRKLG; from the coding sequence ATGTTGAACATAAAGGTAGTCAGTTGGTCATTAGGGATTTTCCTCGCGCTTTCCTTTATTCTGTGCGTGCTCTATGGGTTGGTAGTGCCGGAACGATTACACGGCATGTCTAAGTTTCTCGAATCTGTGCTCCCTGCATTCAGATGGTTAAGTTTTGGCGGATTCCTCCTCGGCCTTGTTGAGAGCTTTCTTTATGGAATCTATATTGGCATTGTTTATGTGCCCATTTACAATTTCATGAGTAGAAAACTCGGGTAG
- a CDS encoding DUF2933 domain-containing protein has product MEWVRENWFFILFFIIFIAMHLSGHGCMGGHGKHGEKDNEGHKGHAGDTSSGKEPKGEHRC; this is encoded by the coding sequence ATGGAATGGGTTCGAGAAAATTGGTTTTTTATCTTATTTTTCATTATTTTCATAGCAATGCATCTTTCCGGTCACGGATGTATGGGTGGCCATGGGAAACACGGAGAGAAAGATAACGAAGGACATAAAGGCCATGCTGGGGACACCTCATCAGGGAAAGAGCCAAAAGGAGAACACAGATGTTGA
- a CDS encoding DUF1622 domain-containing protein: MHELIKNVAHYAAMLAEGIAVIIIIFGIVGALGMYAKKTFFIRSDYQAMVRSRNHLGHSLSLALEFLISADILRTAISPTWQDIGLLAAIVGIRTVLNYFLSQELKQTDAVQ; encoded by the coding sequence ATGCACGAACTCATCAAAAATGTGGCACATTATGCAGCGATGTTGGCGGAAGGAATCGCGGTAATCATTATCATCTTCGGCATCGTTGGTGCTTTGGGAATGTATGCGAAAAAGACATTTTTCATCCGCTCTGATTATCAGGCAATGGTACGCAGCAGAAACCATCTTGGGCATTCCCTTTCCCTTGCCCTTGAGTTCCTGATAAGCGCCGATATTCTCAGAACCGCAATCTCACCGACATGGCAGGATATTGGTCTGCTCGCAGCAATCGTCGGAATTCGAACGGTCTTGAATTACTTTCTTTCGCAAGAGTTGAAACAAACGGACGCCGTGCAATAA
- a CDS encoding ATP-binding protein, with product MKLIDPVCGMPVEKENVFGTSLYKGITYSFCSRQCKDSFDGDPESVIHMKKARDRSVEKQTSEELAKVMDKVAHEVRNPLVSIGGFVRRVYRKFPKGDPERKYLEMVLEEVKRLERMVSKLIDLVPLSVFRKEPVNINDVIMNVLKAFGKEFTKERVEVRTDLMSTLPSIPLDKDRMAEAFTSIIRNAIEAMQGKQKILTITDCLANNQIEIKISDTGKGIPENNIRQIFDPFFSSKMRGPGLGLTFAKKIIQAHGGTISVESKSGKGTTFVISLPHNDGTIGKRSEEL from the coding sequence ATGAAACTTATTGATCCGGTCTGTGGTATGCCAGTAGAAAAGGAGAATGTTTTCGGGACTTCTCTGTATAAAGGGATCACCTATTCTTTCTGCTCAAGGCAATGCAAGGACAGTTTCGACGGAGATCCTGAAAGCGTTATTCACATGAAAAAGGCTCGTGACAGATCTGTAGAGAAACAGACATCAGAAGAGCTGGCAAAAGTGATGGATAAGGTAGCTCATGAGGTAAGGAATCCCCTTGTCTCGATAGGGGGATTCGTCCGCAGAGTATATCGAAAGTTTCCCAAAGGAGACCCGGAAAGAAAATATCTTGAGATGGTTCTTGAGGAGGTCAAAAGACTGGAGAGAATGGTATCAAAGCTCATTGATCTTGTACCTTTAAGCGTATTCCGCAAGGAGCCTGTGAATATAAACGACGTTATCATGAATGTCCTGAAAGCTTTTGGGAAAGAATTTACCAAAGAGCGAGTGGAGGTGAGGACTGATTTAATGAGCACGTTGCCATCGATCCCTCTTGACAAAGACAGAATGGCAGAGGCTTTTACAAGTATCATCAGGAATGCTATCGAAGCTATGCAGGGGAAACAGAAAATACTTACGATTACTGATTGCCTTGCCAATAACCAGATTGAGATAAAGATATCCGATACTGGTAAAGGTATCCCTGAGAATAATATCAGGCAGATATTTGATCCCTTTTTCAGCTCCAAAATGCGCGGGCCGGGACTCGGGCTTACATTTGCAAAGAAAATAATTCAGGCTCATGGAGGAACTATTTCAGTTGAAAGCAAATCAGGGAAAGGCACGACATTCGTCATAAGTCTGCCCCATAATGACGGTACGATTGGCAAGAGAAGTGAGGAACTTTGA